The following proteins are encoded in a genomic region of Thermus sp. LT1-2-5:
- the pgeF gene encoding peptidoglycan editing factor PgeF → MVPLLTTPLPTPHGFTTRLGGVSQGPFAQLNLSPATGDDPKRVAENQRRVLAAFGHPPVAALKQVHGTAVHLVAGPGVWEGDGLLTTTPGLLLRVGVADCYPLLLYHPEGAVAALHAGWRGVVGGILPKALALLADLGLDPREAHLALGPGIGGCCYQVGEEVAEAFLEAGLPTFRKDESTPGKYLLDLEKAILLQAQRGGISEKRIYRVGLCTFCSPALFSHRRDRGHTGRMWGLVMLSR, encoded by the coding sequence GTGGTTCCCCTCCTCACCACCCCTCTTCCCACCCCGCACGGCTTCACCACCCGGCTCGGCGGGGTTTCCCAAGGCCCCTTCGCCCAGCTCAACCTCTCCCCTGCCACCGGGGACGACCCAAAGAGAGTGGCGGAGAACCAGCGCCGCGTGCTCGCCGCCTTCGGCCATCCGCCCGTGGCCGCCCTCAAGCAGGTCCACGGCACGGCGGTCCACCTTGTGGCAGGCCCGGGCGTGTGGGAGGGGGACGGCCTCCTCACCACCACCCCAGGCCTCCTCCTCCGGGTGGGGGTGGCGGACTGCTACCCCCTCCTCCTCTACCACCCCGAGGGGGCGGTGGCGGCCCTCCACGCCGGCTGGCGGGGGGTGGTGGGGGGGATCCTGCCCAAGGCCCTCGCCCTCTTAGCCGATCTCGGTCTAGACCCCAGGGAAGCCCACCTGGCCCTGGGCCCCGGTATCGGGGGGTGCTGCTACCAGGTGGGGGAAGAGGTGGCGGAGGCCTTCCTAGAGGCGGGGCTTCCCACCTTCCGCAAGGACGAAAGCACTCCGGGTAAGTACCTCCTGGACTTGGAAAAGGCCATCCTCCTCCAAGCGCAAAGGGGCGGGATTTCCGAGAAGCGCATCTACCGCGTGGGGCTTTGCACCTTCTGCTCCCCGGCCCTTTTCTCCCACCGCCGCGACCGCGGGCATACGGGAAGGATGTGGGGCCTGGTGATGCTTTCCCGTTAA
- a CDS encoding DUF4395 domain-containing protein: MKTDRNQLRFNQALLVLLLPLAALGDWPWLVYALFLLMASQHTPYDLMVALKRLLRVPPKLVEEDPRPHRFARTLGAVFLGLASLSLLLGLKGVGYALALVVALLAFVNLAFGFCLGCFLYLHLRYARALLTGK, encoded by the coding sequence ATGAAGACGGACCGGAACCAGCTCCGCTTCAACCAGGCCCTTTTGGTCCTCTTGTTGCCCCTGGCGGCCCTGGGGGACTGGCCCTGGCTGGTGTACGCCCTCTTCCTCCTCATGGCAAGCCAGCACACCCCCTACGACCTTATGGTGGCCCTGAAGCGCCTCCTTCGGGTACCCCCCAAGCTTGTGGAGGAGGACCCTAGGCCCCACCGCTTCGCCCGCACCCTGGGGGCGGTCTTCTTGGGCCTGGCCTCCCTCTCCCTCCTTTTGGGCCTGAAGGGGGTGGGCTACGCCTTGGCCCTTGTGGTGGCCCTTTTGGCCTTCGTCAACCTGGCCTTCGGCTTTTGCCTGGGGTGCTTCCTCTACCTCCACCTCCGTTACGCCCGGGCCCTTCTTACCGGGAAATAG
- a CDS encoding response regulator transcription factor, protein MIRVLLADDHALFRQGLKSLLEAEGDFRVVGEAKDGWEALRHALEAKPDVILMDIQMPGLDGVQATQAILKEWPEAKVIMLTMYRQDAYVFEAVKAGARGYLLKDTDAQELIGAIRRVHAGEVLLDAELAGRIIQDFRAKKEAQAPLHAELSEREVQILKLVAQGYTNLEIAAELGLSEKTVRNRLSEIFQKLHLNNRTQAALYAIREGLAQPEPEE, encoded by the coding sequence GTGATCCGGGTGCTTTTGGCAGACGACCATGCCCTTTTCCGCCAAGGGCTAAAGAGCCTCTTGGAAGCGGAAGGGGATTTTCGGGTGGTGGGGGAGGCCAAGGACGGCTGGGAGGCCCTGCGGCACGCCCTCGAGGCCAAGCCCGACGTGATCCTGATGGACATCCAGATGCCGGGGTTGGACGGGGTGCAGGCCACCCAGGCCATCCTCAAGGAGTGGCCCGAGGCCAAGGTCATCATGCTCACCATGTACCGCCAAGATGCCTACGTGTTTGAGGCGGTGAAGGCGGGGGCTCGGGGGTACCTCCTGAAGGACACGGACGCGCAGGAGCTCATCGGGGCCATCCGCCGGGTGCACGCCGGGGAGGTGCTTTTGGATGCAGAGCTGGCGGGGCGCATCATCCAGGACTTCCGGGCCAAGAAGGAGGCGCAGGCTCCCTTGCACGCCGAGCTTTCCGAGCGGGAGGTGCAGATCCTCAAGCTGGTGGCCCAGGGCTACACCAACCTGGAGATCGCCGCTGAGCTGGGCCTTTCCGAGAAGACGGTGCGCAACCGCCTTTCCGAGATCTTCCAAAAGCTCCACCTGAATAACCGCACCCAGGCGGCCCTCTACGCCATCCGCGAGGGGCTGGCCCAGCCCGAGCCGGAAGAGTAG
- the crcB gene encoding fluoride efflux transporter CrcB translates to MERYLLVALGGALGSALRYGLGAYVQGLLGPGFPYSTLFVNALGSFLIGAVIRLSLEGAISPEARLFLAVGVLGGFTTFSTFSYETLALLQEGEVGQALAYVGLNLFLGFALVYGGYRLAGLL, encoded by the coding sequence GTGGAGCGCTACCTTCTGGTGGCCTTGGGCGGGGCCTTGGGCTCGGCCTTGCGCTACGGTCTGGGGGCCTACGTCCAGGGGCTTTTGGGCCCGGGCTTCCCCTACAGCACCCTCTTCGTGAACGCCCTGGGAAGCTTCCTCATCGGGGCGGTGATCCGGCTTTCCCTGGAGGGGGCCATTTCCCCCGAGGCCCGGCTTTTCCTGGCGGTGGGGGTGCTGGGCGGATTCACCACCTTCTCCACCTTCAGCTACGAAACCCTGGCCCTCCTCCAGGAGGGCGAGGTGGGGCAGGCTCTGGCCTACGTGGGCTTGAACCTTTTCCTGGGGTTTGCCTTGGTCTACGGGGGCTACCGCCTGGCCGGGCTTCTCTAG
- the aroQ gene encoding type II 3-dehydroquinate dehydratase, translated as MVLILNGPNLNLLGMREPEIYGRTTLEELEALCEAWGAELGLGVAFRQSNYEGQLIDWVQQAHREGFLAIVLNPGALTHYSYALLDALRAQPLPVVEVHLTNLHAREPFRQHSVTAGACRGIISGFGPLSYKLALTYLAEVLEVG; from the coding sequence ATGGTCCTGATCCTAAACGGCCCCAACCTGAACCTTTTGGGAATGCGGGAGCCCGAGATCTACGGCCGCACCACCTTGGAGGAGCTGGAGGCGCTTTGCGAGGCCTGGGGAGCGGAGCTCGGCCTCGGGGTGGCTTTCCGCCAGAGCAACTACGAAGGCCAGCTCATCGATTGGGTGCAACAGGCCCACCGGGAAGGGTTTTTGGCCATCGTCCTAAACCCCGGGGCCCTCACCCACTACTCCTACGCCCTCCTAGACGCCCTTCGGGCCCAACCCCTTCCCGTGGTGGAGGTGCACCTGACCAACCTCCACGCTCGGGAGCCCTTTCGCCAGCACTCCGTGACCGCCGGGGCCTGCCGGGGGATCATCTCCGGCTTCGGCCCCCTCTCCTACAAGCTCGCCCTCACCTATTTGGCCGAGGTCCTGGAGGTGGGCTAG
- a CDS encoding YqeG family HAD IIIA-type phosphatase produces MLFPREVLPSLLHLTPAWLEKRGLKGVILDLDNTLLPYGEEELPPELERWLAALRVAVPIYLLSNALPERFARIQRRLGLPGHAAALKPWLGFRKALRALGLPAREVAVVGDQVFTDVLGGNLVGAYTVLVPPLREKDFFYTRFIRMLETPFRRPWGGNP; encoded by the coding sequence ATGCTTTTCCCCCGGGAGGTCCTCCCTTCCCTTCTCCACCTCACCCCCGCCTGGCTAGAGAAGCGGGGGCTTAAGGGGGTGATCCTAGACCTGGATAACACCCTTTTACCCTACGGGGAGGAGGAGCTTCCCCCGGAGCTCGAGAGGTGGCTTGCCGCTTTAAGGGTGGCGGTGCCCATCTACCTCCTCTCCAACGCCCTGCCCGAGCGCTTCGCCCGCATCCAACGTCGGCTTGGCCTTCCCGGCCACGCCGCCGCCCTGAAGCCCTGGCTCGGCTTCCGTAAGGCCCTAAGGGCGTTAGGCCTTCCCGCCCGGGAGGTGGCGGTGGTGGGGGACCAGGTCTTCACCGACGTGCTGGGGGGGAACCTGGTGGGGGCCTACACCGTGCTGGTGCCCCCCTTGCGGGAAAAGGATTTCTTTTACACGCGTTTCATACGGATGTTGGAAACTCCATTTAGGAGACCCTGGGGAGGGAACCCATGA
- a CDS encoding methyltransferase domain-containing protein, translating into MRVRVEKLVPGGFGLARTEEGAVLVKGALPGEVVQGRPVRRKGALFLEDVELLEPHPERYPHPLPPSADLPLAYEAQLPLKQALVQDALERIAKLQAPLLPIHPSPRALGYRTAAQYARHPLGGLAYRLPESHALYPLEEDPLVAEPLAWAFQLLRTWPLPVEEVVLRGSLLEGKVLLGLIGGSLEALKRPAKALVKEGFAGVVFGEPSPKGRFRGRVTPLHGERTLLERFGPLTATVSVESFSQVNPLAAGDLLAEAGGLVQGGKRALELYAGSGLLSLLLAPRYGEVVAVEVSKEAVRRGEADRKRLGVENLRFHRGDVREATRFGRFDLVVVDPPRAGLTPEVRAYLLESRPREILYLACDPATWARDVGALAQGGYRLAFVRPYDFFPFTHHVEVLSLLQLG; encoded by the coding sequence ATGCGGGTGCGCGTGGAAAAACTCGTCCCGGGAGGCTTTGGCCTCGCCCGCACGGAGGAAGGGGCCGTCCTGGTCAAGGGGGCCCTGCCGGGGGAGGTGGTGCAGGGAAGGCCGGTGCGGCGCAAGGGGGCCCTTTTTCTGGAAGATGTGGAACTCCTGGAACCCCACCCCGAGCGCTACCCTCACCCCCTCCCCCCCTCCGCCGACCTGCCCTTGGCCTACGAGGCCCAGCTCCCCCTCAAGCAAGCCCTGGTGCAAGACGCCCTGGAGCGCATCGCCAAACTCCAAGCCCCCCTCCTTCCCATCCACCCCTCCCCAAGGGCCCTCGGTTACCGCACCGCCGCCCAGTACGCCCGCCACCCCTTGGGGGGCTTGGCCTACCGCCTGCCCGAAAGCCACGCCCTTTATCCCCTGGAGGAAGACCCCCTGGTGGCCGAGCCCCTGGCCTGGGCCTTCCAGCTCCTTCGCACCTGGCCCCTGCCCGTGGAGGAGGTGGTCCTCAGGGGAAGCCTTTTGGAGGGGAAGGTGCTCCTTGGGCTCATCGGGGGAAGCCTCGAGGCCCTAAAGCGCCCGGCCAAGGCCCTGGTGAAGGAGGGCTTTGCCGGGGTGGTCTTCGGGGAACCTTCCCCCAAGGGGCGCTTCCGCGGCCGGGTCACGCCCCTCCACGGGGAAAGAACGCTTCTGGAGCGCTTCGGCCCCCTCACCGCCACGGTGAGCGTGGAAAGCTTCAGCCAGGTGAACCCCTTGGCGGCGGGGGACCTCTTGGCCGAGGCGGGGGGGCTTGTCCAGGGGGGGAAGCGGGCCTTGGAGCTTTACGCCGGAAGCGGCCTCCTCTCCCTCCTCCTCGCCCCCCGCTACGGGGAGGTGGTGGCAGTAGAGGTGAGCAAGGAGGCGGTGCGGCGGGGCGAGGCGGACCGGAAGCGGCTTGGGGTGGAAAACCTCCGCTTCCACCGGGGGGACGTGCGGGAGGCCACCCGGTTTGGCCGCTTTGACCTGGTGGTGGTGGACCCACCCCGCGCCGGGCTCACCCCGGAGGTGCGGGCCTACCTTTTGGAAAGCCGGCCTAGGGAGATCCTCTACCTCGCCTGCGACCCCGCCACCTGGGCCCGGGACGTGGGCGCATTGGCGCAAGGGGGGTACCGCCTGGCCTTCGTGCGGCCCTATGACTTCTTCCCCTTCACCCACCACGTGGAGGTCCTCTCCCTGCTCCAGCTAGGGTAG
- a CDS encoding M23 family metallopeptidase encodes MLRFLPLAFLFLVAWAQTHTVAPGETLYGIARRYGTTVEALTRLNGLKDPNRIRVGQVLWVGGQEAFLPRGRAFFWPPVQGRAFGLRVKGYARGEAEFLGVRYPLVPGPRGLWGLLAVGALAAPGKYPLRLRLEGEEALLTLAVLPGEYGQETLALSPGLKALLQDPEAKAERKRVVAACPREGPLLAGAFLFPMAGARVTSPFGTRRRYGDLFTSYHEGLDLVAPLGTPVRAVAEGVVVLSQRLGVRGEAVVLAHGMGLCTGYWHLAERRVREGERVRAGQVLGLLGSTGLSTGPHLHLEVRLQGVPVDPAPFFQGLPLP; translated from the coding sequence ATGCTCCGCTTCCTCCCTTTGGCCTTCTTGTTCCTGGTTGCCTGGGCCCAGACCCACACCGTGGCCCCGGGGGAAACCCTTTACGGGATCGCCAGGCGCTACGGCACCACGGTGGAAGCCCTGACCCGCCTCAACGGCCTAAAGGACCCCAACCGCATCCGGGTAGGCCAGGTGCTCTGGGTGGGGGGGCAGGAGGCTTTCCTTCCCCGGGGCAGGGCCTTCTTTTGGCCCCCGGTGCAGGGGCGGGCCTTCGGCCTTCGGGTGAAAGGCTACGCCAGGGGGGAGGCGGAGTTCCTGGGGGTGCGCTACCCCCTCGTGCCCGGCCCCCGTGGGCTTTGGGGCCTCCTGGCGGTGGGGGCCTTGGCGGCGCCGGGGAAGTACCCCTTGCGCCTTCGTTTGGAGGGGGAGGAAGCCCTTTTGACCCTGGCGGTCCTCCCGGGGGAATACGGCCAGGAAACCCTGGCCTTGAGCCCGGGCCTAAAGGCTCTCCTTCAGGACCCGGAGGCAAAGGCGGAGCGAAAGCGGGTGGTGGCCGCCTGCCCCAGGGAAGGGCCCCTCTTGGCCGGGGCGTTTCTCTTCCCCATGGCAGGGGCCAGGGTCACGAGCCCCTTCGGCACCCGGCGGCGCTACGGGGACCTCTTTACCTCCTACCACGAGGGCCTGGACCTGGTCGCTCCTTTGGGCACCCCGGTGCGGGCGGTGGCGGAAGGGGTGGTGGTCCTTTCCCAAAGGCTTGGCGTGCGGGGCGAGGCCGTGGTCCTGGCCCACGGGATGGGGCTTTGCACCGGGTACTGGCACCTGGCGGAGCGGAGGGTGCGGGAGGGGGAAAGGGTGCGGGCGGGGCAGGTGTTGGGGCTTTTGGGGAGCACGGGGCTTTCCACCGGGCCCCACCTTCACCTCGAGGTGCGCCTTCAGGGGGTGCCCGTGGACCCCGCTCCCTTTTTTCAGGGGCTGCCCCTACCCTAG
- the ribH gene encoding 6,7-dimethyl-8-ribityllumazine synthase, whose amino-acid sequence MQAKTFSPILTAQGVRLAIAVGRFNERVTKLLLEGALEAYARLGGDPAQVLVAWVPGSFELPLVAKRLAQRPDVDAVVALGAVIRGETPHFEYVAAQAASGLMQAMLQTEKPIVFGVLTTNTPEEAQERAGGKAGNKGAEAVFTAIEMARLLEAISR is encoded by the coding sequence ATGCAGGCCAAGACCTTTTCCCCTATCCTCACCGCCCAAGGGGTGCGGCTCGCCATCGCCGTGGGCCGCTTCAACGAGCGGGTGACCAAGCTCCTTTTGGAAGGGGCCCTCGAGGCCTACGCCCGGCTCGGGGGCGACCCGGCCCAGGTCCTGGTGGCCTGGGTACCCGGCTCCTTTGAGCTTCCCCTGGTAGCCAAGCGCCTGGCCCAGCGCCCCGACGTGGACGCCGTGGTGGCCCTAGGAGCGGTGATCCGGGGGGAAACCCCCCACTTCGAGTACGTGGCCGCCCAGGCGGCAAGCGGCCTCATGCAGGCCATGCTGCAGACGGAAAAGCCCATCGTCTTCGGCGTCCTCACCACCAACACCCCGGAGGAGGCCCAAGAGCGCGCCGGGGGCAAGGCGGGAAACAAGGGGGCCGAGGCGGTCTTCACCGCCATCGAGATGGCGCGACTCTTAGAGGCTATTTCCCGGTAA
- the pilB gene encoding type IV pilus assembly ATPase PilB — protein MSVLTIGDKRLGAILLDAGLLTDEELQLALEKHREVGGSLAEVIVESGLLSERRIAQAIEDHFGIPLVELHELEIPPKVKALLPAEKAKELGAIPFALDEEAGVVRVAFVNPLDTLALEEVEDLTGLVVEPYQTTKSAFQYALAKNYPELDLPLPPPPSGPSQGELRLGEILMQKGLIDRETLEEALVEQEKTGDLLGRILVQKGLPEEDLYRALAEQKGLELLPSTEGLTPDPAATALLLRSDALRFSAVPVSLREGKVEVILADPRHKEAVEELLGRPARFYLTLPKAWEALFHRAYPEKGRLGEVLVQEGRLSREHLREALEVQKRLPKAKPLGEILVELGLVRPEDVEEALKKQRQGGGRLEDTLVQSGKLKPEALAQAVATQLGYSYIDPQENPPDPGAVLLIPEDLARRYGVFPHHLEGKTLVLLMKDPRNILALDDVRLALKRKGLGYEVVPAVATEAAITKLIERFYGKEELGELAKELSKGYQSEEETLTAELDESAAQRFVKQVMREAYLQDASDIHIEPRQSDVLVRLRIDGTLRQYTTLPKGALGPVISVIKIMGGLNIAEKRLPQDGRVRYREGAIDVDLRLSTLPTVYGEKAVMRLLKKAADIPEIEQLGFAPGVFERFQEVISKPYGIFLITGPTGSGKSFTTFSILKRIATPDKNTQTIEDPVEYEIPGINQTQVNPQAGLTFARALRAFLRQDPDIIMVGEIRDSETAKIATEAALTGHLVIATLHTNDAAQAITRLDEMGVELFNISAALIGVLSQRLVRRICDHCKVEVKPDPEVLRRLGIPEEEMQGVKLFKGTGCERCGGTGYKGRYAIHELLVVDDDIRHAIVAGKSATEIKEIARKKGMKTLREDGVYKALQGITTLEEVLARTIE, from the coding sequence ATGAGCGTGCTGACCATCGGTGACAAGCGGCTTGGGGCCATCCTTTTGGACGCTGGGCTTCTCACGGACGAGGAGCTCCAGCTCGCCCTGGAGAAGCACCGGGAGGTGGGGGGAAGCCTGGCGGAGGTCATCGTGGAGTCGGGCCTACTTTCGGAAAGGCGCATCGCCCAGGCCATAGAGGACCACTTCGGCATCCCCTTGGTGGAACTCCATGAGTTGGAAATCCCCCCAAAGGTGAAGGCCCTCCTCCCGGCGGAAAAGGCCAAGGAGCTAGGAGCCATACCCTTCGCCCTGGATGAGGAGGCGGGGGTGGTGCGGGTAGCCTTCGTGAACCCCTTGGACACCTTGGCCTTGGAGGAGGTGGAAGACCTCACCGGCCTGGTAGTGGAACCCTACCAAACCACCAAGAGCGCCTTTCAGTACGCCCTGGCCAAGAACTACCCTGAGCTGGATCTCCCCCTCCCTCCCCCGCCCTCGGGCCCGAGCCAAGGGGAGTTGCGTCTAGGGGAAATCCTGATGCAAAAAGGCCTCATTGACCGGGAAACCCTGGAAGAGGCTCTAGTGGAGCAGGAAAAGACCGGAGACCTCCTGGGCCGGATCCTGGTGCAAAAAGGGCTCCCCGAGGAAGACCTATACCGGGCGCTCGCCGAGCAAAAGGGCTTAGAACTCCTACCCTCCACCGAAGGGCTAACCCCCGACCCCGCCGCCACCGCCCTCCTCCTCCGCTCCGATGCCCTGCGCTTTAGCGCCGTCCCCGTGAGCCTCCGCGAGGGCAAGGTGGAGGTGATCCTGGCCGACCCCCGGCATAAGGAAGCGGTGGAGGAGCTTCTGGGCCGCCCCGCCCGCTTCTACCTCACCCTGCCCAAGGCTTGGGAAGCGCTTTTCCACAGGGCCTACCCGGAAAAAGGGCGGTTGGGGGAGGTCTTGGTGCAGGAGGGCCGCCTGAGCCGGGAGCACCTGCGGGAAGCTTTGGAGGTGCAAAAGCGCCTCCCCAAGGCCAAGCCTTTAGGGGAAATCCTGGTGGAGCTAGGCCTAGTCCGCCCAGAGGACGTGGAGGAAGCCCTGAAGAAGCAGCGCCAAGGGGGAGGCCGCCTCGAGGACACCTTGGTCCAGTCGGGCAAGCTCAAGCCCGAGGCCTTGGCCCAGGCGGTGGCTACCCAACTGGGTTATTCCTACATCGACCCCCAGGAGAACCCCCCCGACCCCGGCGCTGTCCTCCTTATCCCCGAGGACCTGGCCCGGCGCTACGGCGTCTTCCCCCACCACCTGGAGGGCAAAACCTTGGTCCTCCTCATGAAAGACCCCCGCAACATCCTGGCCCTGGACGACGTGCGCCTGGCCCTGAAGCGCAAGGGCCTGGGCTACGAGGTGGTCCCGGCGGTGGCCACCGAGGCGGCCATCACCAAGCTCATCGAGCGCTTCTACGGCAAGGAGGAGTTGGGGGAGCTGGCCAAGGAGCTTTCCAAGGGGTACCAGTCCGAGGAGGAAACCCTCACCGCCGAGCTGGACGAAAGCGCCGCCCAGCGCTTCGTCAAGCAGGTGATGCGGGAAGCCTACCTCCAAGATGCCTCCGACATCCACATCGAACCCCGCCAGTCCGACGTGCTGGTGCGCCTACGGATTGACGGCACCCTACGCCAGTACACCACGCTGCCCAAGGGAGCGTTAGGCCCTGTGATTAGCGTCATCAAGATCATGGGCGGCCTCAACATCGCAGAAAAGCGCCTCCCCCAGGACGGCCGGGTGCGCTACCGGGAAGGGGCCATCGACGTGGACCTACGGCTTTCCACCCTGCCCACGGTTTACGGGGAGAAGGCGGTGATGCGCCTTTTGAAAAAGGCGGCGGACATCCCCGAGATTGAGCAACTAGGCTTCGCCCCTGGGGTTTTTGAGCGCTTCCAGGAGGTGATCTCCAAGCCCTACGGCATCTTTCTCATCACCGGCCCCACGGGAAGCGGCAAGAGCTTTACCACCTTTTCCATCCTGAAGCGCATCGCCACCCCCGACAAGAACACCCAGACCATTGAAGACCCGGTAGAGTACGAGATCCCGGGCATCAACCAGACCCAGGTGAACCCCCAGGCCGGGCTCACCTTCGCCCGGGCCCTGCGCGCCTTCTTGCGCCAGGACCCGGACATCATCATGGTGGGGGAGATCCGCGACTCGGAAACGGCCAAGATCGCCACCGAGGCCGCCCTCACCGGCCACCTGGTCATCGCCACCCTCCACACCAACGACGCCGCCCAGGCCATCACCCGGCTGGACGAGATGGGGGTGGAGCTCTTCAACATCTCCGCCGCCTTAATCGGCGTTCTTTCCCAACGCCTGGTGCGCAGGATCTGCGACCACTGCAAGGTGGAGGTGAAGCCCGACCCCGAGGTGCTCCGTCGGCTGGGCATCCCGGAGGAGGAGATGCAGGGGGTAAAGCTTTTTAAGGGCACCGGGTGCGAGCGTTGCGGGGGCACGGGGTACAAGGGGCGCTACGCCATCCACGAGCTTTTGGTGGTGGACGACGATATCCGCCACGCCATCGTGGCGGGCAAGTCGGCCACGGAGATCAAGGAGATCGCCCGCAAGAAGGGCATGAAGACCTTGCGGGAAGACGGCGTTTACAAAGCCCTCCAGGGGATTACCACCCTCGAGGAGGTCCTGGCGCGTACCA